One stretch of Chitinophaga pendula DNA includes these proteins:
- a CDS encoding RelA/SpoT family protein codes for METVVVQKYNLDEEQEKKEIVRHYRALLRALKPRLKKGDRELVRTAFEMAADAHKDMRRKSGEPYILHPLAVAQICVEEIGLGVRSAICALLHDTVEDTEITLEDVEREFGIEIAHIVDGLTKISTVIDSSTSTAQAENFKKILLTLADDPRVILIKLADRMHNMRTLDSMSREKQLKIASETVFIYAPLAHRLGLYNIKSEMEDLAMKYTEQQTYKDIARKLKETKRERTRYINEFIKPIKEVLQEEGFNFEIYGRPKSIHSIYNKIKTKNVAFEEVYDLFAIRIILDAPIDKEKSDCWKVYSIITDFYHPSPERTRDWLSNPKSNGYEALHVTVMGPQGKWVEVQIRSKRMNDYAEKGLAAHWRYKEGNQNSNQESKFDLWFSQIREILNSPDSNTLDFLADFKSNLFTEEIYVYTPKGDLKILPVSSTALDFAYAIHSAVGNKCIGAKVNYKLVPLSHKLRSGDQVEIITSNKQRPSEDWLNFVLTAKAKSKIKDALKEEKRKIAMDGKAALERKLDHMKISNSQYNINELVQFYKQPSPLDLYYQIAVKNIDLKELKEFNVLGDKLEPPKPVKQQQPEHIPEEHVRHQIPSKKDAELIIFGESSDKIAYKLANCCRPIPGDDVFGFITASEGLKIHRTNCPNAAQLLANYGHRVVKTKWVKNREISFLTGLRIIGMDDVGVIHKITNIISGELRVNISALSIESKEGLFEGLIKVYVHDKEELDELVERLKKLDGIQSVNRLEEE; via the coding sequence ATGGAAACAGTGGTTGTTCAAAAATATAATCTTGACGAAGAGCAGGAGAAAAAAGAGATCGTCCGCCATTATCGCGCCTTACTGAGGGCCTTAAAACCCCGTCTGAAAAAAGGAGACCGCGAACTGGTCCGTACTGCTTTCGAAATGGCAGCAGATGCACATAAAGACATGCGTCGCAAGTCAGGGGAACCGTATATCCTTCACCCCCTGGCAGTAGCACAAATATGTGTAGAAGAAATAGGCCTTGGTGTCCGCTCCGCCATCTGCGCCCTGCTACACGATACCGTAGAAGATACCGAGATCACCCTGGAAGATGTAGAACGGGAATTCGGGATAGAGATCGCCCACATCGTCGACGGCCTCACCAAAATATCCACCGTCATAGACTCCAGCACCAGCACCGCACAGGCAGAAAACTTTAAAAAGATACTGCTTACCCTGGCCGATGACCCCCGTGTCATCCTCATCAAACTGGCCGACCGTATGCACAACATGCGTACCCTCGACAGCATGAGCCGGGAAAAACAACTCAAAATAGCGTCAGAGACCGTATTCATCTACGCCCCGCTCGCACACCGCCTCGGCTTGTATAACATCAAATCCGAGATGGAAGACCTGGCCATGAAGTACACCGAGCAACAAACCTATAAGGACATCGCCCGGAAACTCAAAGAGACCAAACGCGAACGTACCCGCTACATCAACGAGTTCATCAAACCTATCAAGGAAGTACTGCAGGAAGAAGGGTTTAACTTCGAAATATATGGCCGCCCCAAATCCATCCATTCCATATATAATAAGATCAAAACCAAAAACGTCGCCTTCGAAGAAGTATACGACCTCTTCGCCATCCGTATCATCCTCGATGCTCCTATAGATAAGGAAAAGTCAGATTGCTGGAAAGTATACTCCATCATCACCGACTTCTATCACCCCAGCCCCGAACGTACCCGCGACTGGCTCAGTAACCCCAAATCCAATGGTTACGAAGCCCTCCACGTTACCGTAATGGGCCCCCAGGGTAAATGGGTCGAAGTCCAGATCCGCTCCAAACGGATGAACGACTATGCCGAAAAAGGCCTCGCTGCCCACTGGCGCTATAAAGAGGGTAATCAGAATAGTAACCAGGAATCCAAGTTCGACCTCTGGTTCTCCCAGATCCGCGAAATACTCAACAGCCCGGATTCCAATACCCTCGACTTCCTCGCCGACTTTAAAAGCAACCTCTTCACCGAAGAGATCTATGTATACACCCCTAAAGGTGACCTTAAAATACTGCCGGTAAGCTCTACCGCACTGGATTTCGCCTATGCGATCCACAGCGCCGTAGGTAACAAATGTATCGGCGCCAAAGTAAACTACAAACTAGTCCCCCTCAGCCATAAACTGCGCAGCGGAGACCAGGTAGAGATCATCACCTCCAACAAACAACGACCGTCTGAAGACTGGCTCAACTTTGTGCTTACCGCCAAAGCCAAATCCAAGATCAAAGACGCCCTCAAAGAAGAAAAAAGAAAGATCGCCATGGACGGGAAAGCGGCCCTCGAACGCAAACTCGATCACATGAAGATCTCCAATAGCCAATATAATATCAACGAACTGGTCCAGTTCTATAAACAACCATCCCCCCTCGACCTCTACTACCAGATCGCAGTCAAAAACATCGACCTGAAAGAACTCAAAGAATTCAATGTCCTGGGAGATAAACTGGAACCACCCAAACCCGTCAAACAACAACAGCCGGAACACATCCCCGAAGAGCATGTCAGACACCAGATACCTTCTAAGAAAGATGCCGAGCTGATCATATTTGGCGAAAGCTCCGATAAGATCGCCTATAAGCTGGCTAACTGCTGCCGCCCCATCCCCGGCGATGACGTATTCGGCTTCATCACCGCCAGCGAAGGCCTCAAAATACATCGCACCAATTGCCCCAATGCCGCACAACTGCTGGCTAACTATGGGCACCGCGTCGTAAAGACCAAATGGGTGAAGAACAGGGAAATATCCTTCCTCACCGGCCTCCGTATCATCGGTATGGACGATGTAGGCGTGATCCACAAAATCACCAATATCATCTCCGGCGAACTAAGGGTCAATATCTCCGCCCTCTCCATCGAATCAAAAGAAGGTCTCTTCGAAGGGCTTATCAAAGTATACGTACATGATAAAGAAGAACTCGACGAACTGGTGGAAAGACTCAAAAAACTGGATGGTATCCAATCCGTAAATCGCCTGGAAGAAGAGTAA
- a CDS encoding adenylosuccinate synthase, with translation MVDVLLGLQWGDEGKGKIVDYFAGKYDVIARFQGGPNAGHTLYVNGKKVVLRTIPSGVFHDKTINLIGSGVVLDPVAFKQECEQIAALGIDLKKNLFIADRTHIIVPSHRALDKASELSKGNDKIGSTLKGIGPAYMDKTGRNGLRVGDVLAADFQARYEKLKLKHQHLLDGYNFNEDISEWETEFFDAVEFLKSMNIVNGEYFLNEKLKAGQQVLAEGAQGSMLDVDFGTYPFVTSSNTVSAGACTGLGIAPRWIRDVIGVTKAYCTRVGSGPFPTELYDETGDKLRAAGNEFGAVTARPRRCGWIDLVALRYTSMLSGVTKLVMTKSDVLDAFDELYACTAYEINGVKTENVPYQINEADIKPVWEQFNGWSEPTANCKQYDELPLEMKTFVSAVEKYLEVPVAYVSNGPGRDQILEK, from the coding sequence ATGGTAGATGTTTTGTTAGGCCTGCAATGGGGCGATGAGGGCAAAGGAAAGATCGTGGACTATTTTGCAGGTAAATATGATGTGATAGCCCGTTTCCAGGGCGGTCCCAATGCAGGACACACATTGTATGTAAATGGGAAAAAGGTAGTACTGCGTACCATCCCTTCCGGTGTATTTCATGATAAGACCATTAACCTTATCGGAAGCGGCGTAGTGCTGGATCCCGTAGCATTCAAACAGGAATGCGAACAGATCGCCGCACTGGGCATCGATCTCAAAAAGAACCTCTTCATCGCAGATCGTACCCATATCATCGTACCTTCTCACCGTGCACTCGACAAAGCATCCGAACTGTCCAAAGGAAACGATAAGATCGGCTCTACCCTCAAAGGTATCGGCCCCGCTTATATGGATAAAACCGGCCGTAACGGCCTCCGCGTAGGCGACGTACTGGCTGCCGACTTCCAGGCCCGCTACGAAAAACTGAAACTCAAACACCAACACCTGCTGGATGGATATAACTTCAATGAAGATATCTCCGAATGGGAAACCGAATTCTTCGACGCCGTAGAGTTCCTCAAAAGCATGAACATCGTAAACGGTGAATACTTCCTCAACGAAAAGCTGAAAGCCGGCCAACAGGTACTGGCAGAAGGCGCACAGGGTAGCATGCTCGATGTCGACTTCGGTACTTACCCCTTCGTAACTTCCTCCAACACTGTATCCGCCGGTGCCTGTACAGGCCTGGGCATCGCCCCCCGCTGGATCCGGGATGTAATCGGGGTTACCAAAGCCTACTGTACCCGCGTAGGTAGCGGCCCGTTCCCCACCGAACTCTATGACGAAACCGGTGACAAACTCCGCGCTGCCGGCAACGAATTCGGCGCCGTAACCGCACGACCCCGCCGCTGCGGTTGGATAGACCTCGTCGCCCTCCGTTATACCTCCATGCTCAGCGGCGTTACCAAACTCGTAATGACCAAAAGCGACGTACTCGACGCATTCGACGAACTATACGCCTGCACCGCCTACGAAATCAATGGCGTGAAGACAGAAAACGTGCCTTATCAGATCAACGAAGCAGACATAAAACCCGTTTGGGAACAATTCAATGGCTGGTCAGAACCAACTGCAAATTGTAAGCAGTACGATGAATTACCATTGGAAATGAAAACGTTCGTTAGCGCTGTGGAGAAATACCTGGAAGTGCCCGTGGCATACGTGTCCAATGGACCCGGCAGAGATCAGATTCTCGAAAAATAG
- a CDS encoding anthranilate synthase component I family protein has translation MDNNDYPSPYHRYEAILATESLSSLQMPAGKALPALQQYFNTTGDWLFGHLAYDLKNETQPGLTSSHPDSIGFPDLYFFQPATIILLEAGQVHIGIHDPKPSAAAAIYNACLQCHTTPPPITAGNTHAPAPAAHLNRTQYLHAVQQLQHHIHLGDCYEVNFCRENFITNYTADPLALFRQLNALSPAPFAAYYRTGDRYLICSSPERFLQHTGDNVISQPIKGTSRRHKDPQADKDAARQLHDSGKERAENIMIVDLVRNDLSHTAQKGSVHVTELCGIHSFAQVHHMVSTVAATPRPGTAVTDLLATTFPMGSMTGAPKIRVLQLIEQYEKSRRGLYSGALGYITPDGRFDFNVVIRSILYNAANQYLSYQTGSAITFYSDPEKEWEECLLKAEAMHQVISRLTH, from the coding sequence TTGGATAATAACGATTACCCGTCCCCGTATCATCGCTACGAAGCTATCCTCGCCACCGAATCCCTGTCATCCCTGCAAATGCCCGCAGGAAAAGCACTCCCCGCATTACAGCAATATTTCAATACCACCGGCGACTGGCTGTTCGGACACCTGGCCTACGATCTCAAAAACGAAACACAACCAGGCCTCACCTCCAGCCACCCCGATAGCATCGGATTCCCCGACCTCTACTTCTTCCAGCCCGCTACCATCATCCTGCTGGAAGCCGGACAGGTACATATCGGTATACACGATCCCAAACCAAGCGCGGCCGCCGCCATCTACAACGCCTGCCTGCAATGCCATACCACTCCGCCGCCAATAACTGCCGGCAACACCCATGCACCCGCACCCGCTGCACACCTGAACCGTACACAATACCTCCATGCCGTGCAGCAGTTACAACACCATATACACCTGGGCGACTGCTATGAGGTCAACTTCTGCCGCGAAAACTTTATCACTAACTATACCGCCGACCCCCTGGCCCTGTTCCGTCAGCTCAATGCCTTATCACCGGCACCATTTGCCGCCTACTACCGTACCGGCGACCGTTACCTCATCTGCTCCAGTCCCGAACGCTTCCTGCAACATACCGGCGATAACGTGATCTCCCAGCCTATTAAAGGCACCTCCCGCCGCCATAAAGACCCACAGGCTGATAAGGATGCCGCCCGGCAGCTGCACGACAGCGGCAAGGAAAGAGCCGAAAATATCATGATAGTCGACCTCGTTCGCAACGACCTCTCCCATACCGCCCAAAAAGGCAGCGTACACGTAACAGAGCTATGCGGCATCCACTCCTTTGCGCAGGTACATCATATGGTTTCCACCGTAGCAGCCACCCCCAGACCAGGAACCGCCGTTACTGACCTGCTGGCCACCACCTTCCCCATGGGTTCCATGACAGGCGCCCCCAAGATCCGGGTACTGCAACTCATCGAACAGTACGAAAAAAGCCGCCGCGGCCTCTACTCCGGCGCATTGGGTTATATCACCCCCGATGGCCGCTTCGACTTTAACGTCGTGATCCGCAGCATCCTCTACAACGCCGCCAACCAATACCTGTCCTACCAAACCGGCTCCGCCATCACCTTCTACAGCGATCCCGAAAAAGAATGGGAAGAATGCCTCCTCAAAGCCGAAGCCATGCACCAGGTCATCTCCCGCTTAACACACTAA
- a CDS encoding RNA polymerase sigma factor: protein MDPLVQQYVSKIREGDATAFRDLFYAFKDPLYGYARKMCRSDMLAEEIVQEVFMKVWINRQHLDPAQSIKAYLYTATQNCVFNWMKKSARDETLKRTVFYHQPLSSNITEEHISLGELQRLKSAIMEQLPPQRRLIFYMSRIEGLSHEEIATRLQLSKSTVKDQIVKANSFLRQKLQGHHDIIIPLLIITTSPLLRELHF from the coding sequence ATGGATCCACTCGTACAGCAATACGTATCCAAGATCAGAGAAGGGGACGCTACCGCGTTCCGTGACCTCTTCTATGCGTTCAAGGACCCGCTGTATGGCTATGCACGCAAAATGTGCCGCTCTGACATGCTGGCCGAAGAAATAGTACAGGAAGTCTTTATGAAAGTCTGGATCAATCGCCAGCACCTGGACCCCGCACAGTCCATTAAAGCCTACCTCTACACGGCCACGCAAAACTGTGTGTTCAACTGGATGAAAAAATCCGCCCGGGACGAAACATTAAAAAGAACCGTTTTCTACCACCAACCGCTTAGCTCTAATATCACCGAAGAACATATCTCACTGGGAGAATTGCAACGCCTCAAATCCGCCATCATGGAGCAGCTGCCTCCACAACGCCGGCTGATCTTCTACATGAGCCGTATCGAAGGGCTCTCTCACGAAGAGATCGCCACCCGGCTGCAATTGTCCAAAAGCACAGTCAAAGACCAGATCGTAAAAGCCAACAGCTTCCTGCGCCAGAAACTACAGGGCCACCATGACATCATTATTCCGCTGCTGATCATCACCACCAGCCCGCTATTGAGAGAGCTCCATTTTTAA
- a CDS encoding FecR family protein: MEDSHQGLSYIRQLFVKHAEGRTSPAEEAQLIAYLSEGDASALPDIDAMMHTAAPASLEAAASERILGHILSTATTAPRSRTLPLLRWMAAAVTIGIIICIAWFWRQPATQPVWTKISTDYGQLRKLTLADGSVITLNARSELRYDSVAIYGNKREVWLNGEAFFEIAPATKNAGTFVVHAGDSLQVSVLGTQFNVRYTNNKAAVTLNSGKVKVAAITRDNNAEIILTPGQMVLYDPQTMQLQQQTADTTLTSSWKVGQQTFQQASLSEVTGWITTQFGIEFRFSNPALKQLPFSGTIPSDKLESILPILEQSLDIRIDKSGRQMMIRPAH; encoded by the coding sequence ATGGAGGATTCCCATCAGGGACTGTCATATATCAGACAATTATTTGTAAAACACGCCGAAGGCCGCACTTCACCAGCAGAAGAAGCGCAACTGATAGCCTACCTCTCCGAGGGCGACGCATCCGCCCTGCCGGATATTGATGCTATGATGCACACCGCTGCACCAGCCAGCCTGGAAGCGGCTGCCTCCGAACGCATCCTTGGGCATATACTGTCTACCGCCACCACGGCGCCACGCTCCCGTACGCTCCCGCTGCTACGCTGGATGGCTGCCGCCGTTACCATCGGTATCATCATCTGTATCGCCTGGTTCTGGCGCCAACCCGCTACACAACCAGTGTGGACAAAGATCAGCACCGACTACGGACAGCTGCGGAAACTGACCCTGGCAGATGGCAGCGTCATCACCCTCAATGCCCGCTCCGAATTACGGTATGATAGCGTCGCGATCTATGGCAACAAACGGGAAGTATGGCTCAATGGGGAAGCCTTCTTCGAAATCGCTCCGGCCACCAAAAATGCAGGGACCTTCGTCGTACATGCCGGCGATAGCCTCCAGGTCAGCGTACTGGGCACTCAGTTCAATGTAAGATATACCAACAATAAAGCTGCTGTCACCTTAAATAGTGGAAAAGTTAAAGTAGCGGCTATCACCAGGGACAATAACGCAGAGATCATATTGACACCAGGACAAATGGTCCTCTATGATCCGCAGACCATGCAACTGCAACAACAGACCGCCGACACCACACTTACCTCCAGCTGGAAAGTAGGACAACAAACCTTCCAACAGGCCAGCCTGTCCGAAGTAACCGGCTGGATAACAACACAATTCGGGATAGAGTTCCGGTTCAGCAACCCGGCACTGAAGCAGCTACCGTTCAGCGGTACCATTCCTTCAGACAAGCTCGAAAGTATCCTCCCGATCTTGGAACAATCACTTGATATCAGGATAGATAAATCAGGCAGGCAAATGATGATCCGGCCGGCTCATTGA